A genomic window from Plasmodium malariae genome assembly, chromosome: 10 includes:
- the PmUG01_10053100 gene encoding fam-m protein — protein MYIFYYLYFSHFIFVNINMLIKSTERKYKYGIILDKRNYRIIAKTKQDIYPNVLCLKEKFPNNENIKYKNISNNAKGVNRRNKQSNRSLLNEAQYYTEVIDYNNGMFDGKHFHFEKKWIKKKDYIDFLEKKRRICNIALKKIKFKNYGYIVAMFVIFFFFGIGLPVLSNLESLDTAWNGLDKKNVLKILYEAVKGWDQTAKSTIYLTIFSVLMLTLIIVLVKGICKILRNNEKYNKIKLITE, from the exons atgtatattttttattatttatatttttctcattttattttcgtCAACATA aATATGCTTATTAAATCCACggaaagaaaatataaatatggtATAATATTagataaaagaaattatagaaTAATAGCAAAAACTAAACAGGATATATATCCAAATGTTTTATGCTTAAAAGAAAAGTTTCcaaataatgaaaacattaaatataaaaatatatctaataatgcAAAAGGAGTTAATAGAAGAAACAAGCAATCAAATAGAAGTTTATTAAATGAGGCACAATACTATACAGAAGTaatagattataataatggaatgtttgatggaaaacatttccattttgaaaaaaaatggattaagaaaaaagattatattgattttcttgaaaaaaaaaggagaatttgtaatatagctttaaaaaaaataaaatttaaaaattacggATATATAGTTGCTatgtttgttattttttttttctttggaATAGGATTACCAGTATTATCTAACTTGGAGTCTTTGGATACAGCATGGAATGGGCTggacaaaaaaaatgtattgaaaattttatatgaagCCGTAAAAGGGTGGGATCAAACAGCAAAGTCCactatttatttaacaaTATTTAGTGTACTAATGCTTACATTAATTATTGTGCTTGTAAAAGGAATTTGTAAAAtcttaagaaataatgaaaaatataataaaattaagttgaTAActgagtaa